The genomic interval GGCATGAAAATGTTTATCACCCGCAACAAACTTAAAGAACTAGAAAACTTAAGCAATCTGAATGTAAAAATACAATTAGAAAACACAGTTGCTGCTATTATCAGTGCCTATTATAGTATTGTCAAACAAAAACAATTGTATCTGAATAATAATTCCTTACTTAGTATTTACGAAGAGCGAAGTAAAATAGCTAAAACAAAATGGGAAATTGGAAGCGCAGCCAAAACTGATTTCTTACAAGCGCAGTTAGATTTAAACGAACAAAAAGCTTTCAGATTGAGCTTACAAACGGAATTAAAAAATTTGAAATTGAAGCTTAATATAATTCTTGCCAGAAATCCTATTACCGATTTTGATGTGATTGATAGTATAGAAGTAAATACAGCTATAACACTTTCGACAATAAATATTGATGTGCCAAAAACGAATACCACCGTTTCATATTATCAAACGAATATTTCTGTTGCAGAATATCTTATTAATGAAAATCAAGCTTTACGTTATCCAAATTTAAGTTTTAATGCAACTTATAACTTTAATAGAACAAAGAATCAGGCGGGCTTTTTATTATATAACCAAAATCTCGGATGGAGCACTGGCTTCAATGCAAGCTGGAATTTATTTAATGGCAATTATGTAAACCGAAATATTCAAAACGCTAAGGTGTCTCTTAAAAATGCTCAAATTTATTTGGAGAACACTTTGGTTGAATTAAAAAACAATATTCAAAATGCATATAATAACTATTCAACAGCAATAGAATCCATGAAATTAGAAGTCGAGAATGCTATTCTTGCTGAAGAAAACATGAATTTGATGTTGGGTCGTTTTCGAGCTGGTAGTGCAAGTTCTTTAGAATTAAAAGAAGCTCAAAAAACTTTTGAAGACGTCCAAACAAGATTATTACAAGCAAAGTTTGATGCTAAAATAGCGGAAACAGAATTGTTAAAACTCAATGGTGAATTGGTTAAATAAAAAGACTTTAAGCCTGTCGGTATCAATTTTTAAAATACCCACTTCGTAAATTTTACATATCAGATTTTATTCGCCTTTAATTTTCAATTACGCAAATTTTTCTGGCGACATAATCGGTTCCTTGTTCGAAAATCAAGAAATACAATCCAGTATGTTTTGGAGAATTCAAAGTATATTTTTGAACACCCGGCTCCATGTAAATAGTATTTTGATAAATCTGTTTTCCGTAGATATCAATCCATCGATATTGAATTGTTGAATGAGACTCCACTATATTTTCAAAACCAATAAACGAGTTGGCCGTTGAACGAATTAAATTTGGTGTAAACAAATGAGCTAGTATATTAGATTGATCCATTGAAAATTCAAAATCAGAATCCGTACGATCTTCTAAGCGCTTTGTTGGTGGGACCCAAATTTTAAAAAAATCAGCACAAACGGTATCCTTAAAAATACATGTTGAATCGTTTACAGACCACTCAAAACAATAATATCCATATTGACTTACCTTTACTTTTGATTTTGGGTCAGTTTGTTTATATATAAATGCATTTGCGGGACCAGAGATCAACTTCCAAAAACTATTTTTATATGGAATCGCATTTAAACTGGCAGTTAAGCCTAATTTTTTAAAATCCCTACCTGCATTAAAAATAGGTAGCGAAATGGTAATACATTTTTCACAACTTATACCACAATCGGTTTCATAGAAATAACAAATTTTACCCGTATCTTTTGGGTTCAATAGCCATTTCACAATAACTGCATTGGAGTCAGGTCGGGATGTTATGATACCGCCATCTACAGTCCAGGTAAATAAAACAGGTTTGGTACCATGTACAAAACTGTCTAGCCAATAAATACCTGGTTCTTCAAAGCAATTTATTGTATTTCCGATTAAAGGATAGCATATAGGTTTTAAATCTTCTTCTTTAAATGTTTCACAAAATGTTTTCGAACATAAAGCAAACGAACCGAAAAGATCTACCTTGACATTCACTTCCACACAATAATCTTGTGTTATTGAATATACCAAAAGCCTTTCATCCGTGCTTATGGTCTTTTTGTTAATATCGTTTTTATTATACCACCTGTAATCAAAAGCATAGCTTTCTCCTACATTACAGGGCAGTAGAATACTAATATTTGGAGATATTTCAACCATTCCTCCTAAGCATTGCACTCTCCAATTGGGTGCAAAATCCACATTGATAGCTGTTAATAAAATGGAGCTATCGCATTTATATTTTTCGGTTGTATTTGGTAAATTAATTTGAAAATGATCCTTACAAGGTGCTTGAGCATTCCCATTGGGATCAATATAAGCTTTATTATCACAGCTTATATAAAATACATCCGCTGGTATTGGTGCATCCAAAACCACATAGGTTCCTGATTCTATTTGTTTACAGCAAGTTGAATCTACAAATTCACAACGGTAGGTTCCATCTGGTTTATACACACAGCTGGAATCTTTTGTAGAATTTCCATTCAAAACTTCCCAACATACATAGCGAATCTGATTTGTTTTTTCGACAAAATTCCTAACTTTAACTTTTATACATTGCGGGCCTTCTGCAGAACAAATAGAACCACTTTGAGTATTTCCAATAAAAGCTGATACACAAATATTAAAATCTCCAACATTAGGAAAGTCCAAATTCAATTTATTTGAATTTCCCCCTACTTCATTACCTTCCAAAGTCCAAACATAATTAGGATTACATCCTCCAGGTTGAGGATCAACATAAAATGGGTAATTGCAAGCACCTGCACATATAGAATCAATTAATTTTGAAGGTAGATTATTAATAAAGCCAATTGGTTTTAGCACTGGTGGACCACCGCCTGAGGTATTAAATGTAAAGTCACAAATATCTCCGCTACAACCATCCAGCCATATATAATAGTTCTTACAAGGTACAAGCGTAGCCTGAATAGTTGTAGAGCTACCCGGCGGCACACAGGGAATAGATACACATGCAACTTCTTCACCGCAATTGCAGTCACCCCAAATTCCAAATTGCAATCCTTGGTTGGTGGTGCAAGCTCCAATATTTAGTGTTACAGTAATCATCCCACCTTGGGTTACAAATCCCCACCAACTCGTATTATGCCCAACCCCACCCATAGAACACAACGGATTACAAGGGCTCGGTACCGTGCTTGGATTATTGCATGCATAACCATTTAATTCATCCAGTGAACACAGAACACTTGACCACTCACACTCTTCTGCAGCTGGAGGTGTACATTGGGATTTAGTTGTATTTAAAAATAAAAATTGAAAGCCTAAAAGCAGAAAAACAGCAATTCTAAGCATGGTTTATGTTTTAAAGTAGATATCAAATCTAATGAAATTGCTGCCTACATGCTAATAATAATTCAAATAATTTAATTTTAAGCATTTCTTGTCTACCACATTCATGATAAGTTCAAATTATTCTGACGATATACAATCCCAGCATCAAAGCACTTGTTTTTTGCAACAAGCATCTCCACAAAATACAATACGACCACCTGTTTTTCAATTTTAAATCAATATTAATTCGAATTCCTGTGCTACCCAAAATCCATTGAATCACTATCTTTGTGTAACTTACAACAGTTTAATTTAACCAGCTTGAGAGTAGTATACATACTTCTGTTATGTTCATTCCACCTATTTTGCATTGCGCAATGCCCTGATATAACAGAAACGAATACAATACCCAATTGCATTCCATCTTGTGAATTGTGTTCCGGTGGCAAAATTACAATCAGCTTAAAAGGAGGTGACCTCCCACATAATGGTAAGATCGATTACTTTGCCGACATAAACGCAGGATTTAACCCTTATAATGGTCAGGGTGTTAAAATTGGAAGTGCTAATATTCTTACACCAAATCCTAAATGTCGGGTATGCCCTGTTTTATTAGGCTTTATGATCGATGCTTGTGGAACTGAAGCCAAAAATGAGTTTATGATTATTTGGACTGGAAGTGGGCTAAATACTTCAGATTTTAATTTTGACTTTGCACCCCAAAACAATACCGGTGGAGGCTCAAATGCTGATATTGGTCCGGGAGGTTGTGGAATTGCATCCGGCAATCCAGGTCTGGTTGGCGGTTGCTCGCCAATCGCAGTGGGTGCTAATTTTGACCTGCCAGCAAATGCAATTTGGGTTGTCTTCACCAGCGCTACTGCATTCACAAATTATGACTTTACCTCCGTGTGCGGACTCACCTGTAAAATCTACGTGTCAGCAAGTACCTGTGACCGTACAATTGGTGCCTTTTCAAATTTTGATGCCACTCCGGGGAATCGAACTCAAGTTATGACCATCACGGGTTGTGCTTGCTCTACAAATGCTAGCTTTGATATACCCGGTTCATTAACTGGGAATGGTGACTTTTGGGCAGAAGGAAGTATTGTAAATAACGGTTGCGCTACCCCATCTTTTAATCAACCTAATTACACTCCTGCAACAAGTACCGTTGACCCGTTTATGTATACAATTCCTGCAAGTTGGTGTGATAAAACATACGAAATTGTTGGAATTGTAAATCCAAAACCAGATGTTCTTTGCTGTATGGAAGAATTTACGGAACGGATCACCGTCGTTGTAAAATGTCCAAAAGCAAATCCTGCAAGCATAGAAAGTTGCGAGACAATGAATGGTCAAAGCATCTTTATTTTGGAAGATGCAAATACAGATGTGTTAGGAGGTTCAAATGGCACCGTTGAATATTATAAAGATATGGCGGGCACCATGCGAATTAACTCTCCCTATACTTCCGGGAATACTACCATTTATGCAAAAATTGTGGATGGAACTTGTAACTCAAATCTTGTTGCAGTAAATTTAAAAGTCCTCCTCTTACCAATTGCAAAAGCTGCATCTGATGAAGCTTGTGATGATGGTAGTGGATTTGCTAGTTTTGATTTAAATAATCTGGAACGAATAATTCAAAATGGAAATACTGCATCTACAGTACAATTCTATTTAGATGTGAATAAGAATATTCCTATTAGCTCTCCCTTT from Saprospiraceae bacterium carries:
- a CDS encoding TolC family protein, which codes for MMKFSFSLLFLFFIFDCTGQEILTIKQAIAIGLENNYSIRMIRNESEIAKNNNSRGNAGMLPELSFNSGLNYSGNNTKQEFVTGNEVDKKGAQSNNINAGINLNWTVFDGMKMFITRNKLKELENLSNLNVKIQLENTVAAIISAYYSIVKQKQLYLNNNSLLSIYEERSKIAKTKWEIGSAAKTDFLQAQLDLNEQKAFRLSLQTELKNLKLKLNIILARNPITDFDVIDSIEVNTAITLSTINIDVPKTNTTVSYYQTNISVAEYLINENQALRYPNLSFNATYNFNRTKNQAGFLLYNQNLGWSTGFNASWNLFNGNYVNRNIQNAKVSLKNAQIYLENTLVELKNNIQNAYNNYSTAIESMKLEVENAILAEENMNLMLGRFRAGSASSLELKEAQKTFEDVQTRLLQAKFDAKIAETELLKLNGELVK